A segment of the Sphingopyxis sp. OAS728 genome:
ACGTTGATAGATCGGATGTAGAAGCGCGGTAACGCGTGGAGCTAACCGATACTAATTGCTCTATTCGCACTTAAGAGTCCCACCATCAACGACAATCCTGACGGGTTGTCTGCGACAAGTGGATGATTGTAAGTCAGTAAAATATTGCACGGACATCGATTGAAACCCGATTTTGACCCACGCCGACTTCATTGCTTGGTGACCATGGCGTCAGTGACCCACCCGATCCCATCTCGAACTCGGCCGTGAAACCTGACAGCGCCGATGGTACTGCTGCTTAAGCAACGGAAGAGTAGGACGTCGCCAGGCATTGTGGTCGGCGTGAGGACGAAATCGCGGAAAAACCCATTCACAAAGTTAGAGGCCGGCAGCAATGCCGGCCTTTTGCTGTTTTGCGAACCGCGCTTGGCGTGACGATTCGCATTTTGGTGGCGCGGGATGGAGCAGCCCGGTAGCTCGTCAGGCTCATAACCTGAAGGTCGTAGGTTCAAATCCTACTCCCGCAACCAACTAAAAAGCCCGCTGTCCCTCTGGGATCGCGGGCTTTTTCGTGTCCGGCGTCTGGGGCCTGTCGTCTCAGGCGGCCCATTCGGCCGGGTCGGATTCTTCGCCGATCAGCGCGAGCCCGTGCGCAATCGAGGTCAATTCGCCGCCCGTCGCGATGCGTTCGCTGCCAAATCGGCGCTCGAACATCGCGCGGATCGCTGGGATCAGCGACGATCCGCCGGTCAGGAAGACGCGATCGATCTGCGCAGGGAGAACCTTCGCCCGCGCCAGCGCCTGGCCCATAGCCGTCTCGATCCGGCTGAGGTCGCCTGCAATCCATTGCTCGAAATCGGCGCGCCGTACGTCGGCACCGATTTCGATCCCGCCGCCGGCGAAATAAAATTGCGCATGCTCGCTGCTCGACAGCGCGCGCTTGAGCTTGCCGACCGCATCATAGAGGGGAAAACCCTGCTCATGCTCGATCAGCGCGATCATGCGTTCGATCAGATCAGGACGCTCGGCATCGCGTTGCAGACGCCGAATCTCGTCGAGCGTGCGGCGATTGCGCATCATCGCAAGCCGCGACCAGTCGCCGAAATCGGCGAAATAGCCGCCGGGGATCTCGAGCAATTTGTCGAACGACCGATAATGGCTACCCTTGCCGAGCAGCGGCAGCACCAGCCGGTCGACGATGCGATAATCGAAGCGATCGCCCGCGATCCCGATCCCCGACGAGGCGAGCGGCACGCAGCGGCGCGGTGCCCCGGGTTCGGCGACGCGGACGATCGAAAAGTCGGTCGTCCCGCCGCCGAAATCGGCGACGAGGATCGTCGCGGGCTCGGTCAGGCGCGAGGCATAGCTGTGCGCCGCGCCAAGCGGTTCATGGACATAATAGATTTCGGTGCCGAACGCCGCGAGCATGGCGTCGTAACGCTGGCGTGCGAGTTCGGGATCGGGGCGCGCGCCGGCATATTCGACCGGGCGGCCGACAATGATGCGGCGCGGCCGCTCGTCGAGTGCGCCGCCGGCATGCGCGACGAGGCGTTGCAGGAACAGCCGGCCCATATCTTCGAAGCGAAACGGCTTGTTGAAGATCATCGCGCGCTCGAACAGCGGGCTTGCGGCGACGCTCTTGAATGACTGGATGAAACGGCTGTCGAGCGGCGACTGGAGATATTCGTCGATTGCCCACGGGCCCGCCTCATGCGCGATGCCATTCCAGCCGCGTTCCTCTTCCCAGAAGCAGAGCGCCGAACGGAACACGGCGTCGCCCGCGTCGCCGAACGCGACCAGTTCCGTACCGCCTTGGCCATTGGCCAACGCCACGACGCTATTCGTCGTGCCGAAATCGAGGCCGAGCGCGCTCGCCTTGTCCATGACATACTCCTGCGGCTGGGGATCCCCGCTGGGGGCGGCGCCTATTGCACAGGACGGCGGGCGGAGCAAGTTCGGGTCTGGCGCCTAGGCTTCGGGGCCCCACGCGCGGCAAAAGGTGTCGACCGCGGCGTCGATTTCGTCCTGCAAACGGCTAAGGTCGCGGCTTTCGGGAAGATTGAGGACGGCGAACTGATAGAGGCCTGACTGGAGCAGGCCGGAGAATTGCTGCATCGCGCGCATCGGATCGCCCATCCTTATCTCGCCGCGCACCATTTTTTCCGTCATCCATTCGGCCATGCGTGCCTTCCCGCGGCGCGGGCCGCGGTCATAGAATGTTTCGGCGAGATGCGGGAAGCGATCGGCTTCGCCGACGACGAGACGATAGAGCGACAGTAAGGGCTTTGCGGTCAGCTTGGTCATCAACACCTTGCCGAACCGCTGCAGAACTTCGGGCACCGGCTCGTCGAGCGGGAGTTCAATCGTCAGCGCATCGCCATACTGCTCGACGATGCCGTCCACGACCGCGGCGAACAGATCCTCCTTCGACGGGAAATAGGTCCACAGCGTCGTCTTCGATCCGCCGACCTTGCTCGCGATCGACGACATGGTCGTCCCCGCATAGCCATTGGCGAAGAAGAGTTCGCGCGCGGCGTCGACAAACGCCTTTCGCCGCATCGCCGTGGCGTCGTCCAAGGGTGCCGTACTATCTGGTATCATTTCGATTGACAACGCATCCTCCGAGGCTCATTGGGCCATGATACCATCTAGTATCGTGGGAAGCCATGCCCCGTTTGATTTTTGCCACAACCGCTGTTTTCGGCCTGCTCGCAGGCTGCGCCACCGTGCCCGACGTCGGACCGAAGCCCGTTCCGGCTGCGGCCGAGTCGCTGGAATCGCGCGTGAGTTTCGCCGGCGCCACAGGCCAATGGCCCGCCGAGGGCTGGTGGCAAGGCTTCGGCGATGCGCAGCTCGATACGCTGATCGCCGAGGGGCTGGAGGGTTCGCCGGATGTTGCGATCGCGGCCGCGCGCGTCCGCGCCGCCGATGCGATGGCGCAGCAGGCGGGCGCCGCGCTGCTGCCGCGTGTCGGCGCCGAAGCCAGCGTCGGCGGAACCCAGCAGAGCAAGAATCTGGGCATCCCGCCGCAGTTCGTTCCCGACGGCATTCAGGATACCGGCCATATCGCCGCGACCTTCAGTTTCGATCTCGACCTGTGGGGCAAGAACCGCGCCGCGCTCGCCGCCGCGACGTCCGAAGCCGAAGCCGCGCGCGTCGACGAAGCGCAGGCGCGTTTGATGCTCACCACCGGGATCGCGTCGGCCTACGCCGATCTTGCGGGCTATTATCACGCGCTCGACGTCGCCAATGACGCGGTGCGCGTGCGCGGCGCGAGCGCCGACCTGTCGGGCGAGCGCGCCCGCGCGGGGATCGAAAATCAGGCGAGCCAGCGGCAGGCCGAAAGCCGCGCCGCCTCGGCCAAGGCCGATGTCGTCGCGCTCGAAGAGGCGATCGCGACGACGCGTAACCGGATTGCCGCGCTCGTCGGCGCCGGTCCGGATCGCGGGCTGTCGATCACGCGCCCGCAAATGGCGCGTCCGGCGCTGGGCCTGCCGGGTGATGCCGGGATCGACCTGATCGGGCGCCGTCCCGATATCGTCGCGGCGCGGCTGCGATCCGAAGCCGCTGCGAAGCGCATCGACGTGGCGCGTGCCGATTTCTACCCCAATATCAGCCTGTCGGCGCTCGTCGGGCTTCAGTCGCTCGGCCTCTCCAACCTGTTCAAATCGGGCTCCGAATATGGCAACGGCGGCGCCGCGATCAGCCTGCCGATCTTCGAAGGCGGACGCCTTCAGGGCCGCTATCGCGGATCGCGCGCCGACTATGATGTCGCGGTCGCAACCTATGATCGCACGCTGGTCGGAGCGCTGCGCGATGTCGCCGACATCGTCGCACAGCGCGCCGCGACCGAGCGCCAGCTTGTCGGGCGGCGCGAGGCGCTGACTGCCGCGGCCGAAGCGTCGAAACTCGCGGACCTGCGCTACCGCGCCGGCCTCTCGAACCAGATCGTCCAGCTCACCGCCGAAGACAGCATGGTCGCATTGAGCCGCGCCGTTGCTGACCTCGAAGCGCGGCAGCTTGTCCTCGATATCGCCCTGATCCGCGCGCTTGGCGGCGGATATCACGCGCAAAACTCAACAGGAGACAAATGATGGCCGACGAAACGGCTGCAGCCGCAACCCCCGAAACCGCGCCCGAAGGCAATGGCGCCAAGCGCGCCAAGTTGCTCCGCATCCTCGCGATCGTCGTCGTGACCGTCGCGATCCTGTGGGGCCTCTGGTATTTCCTGACACAGGCGGGGCGCGTGCACACCGACAACGCCTATGTCGGTGCGGACTCGGCGCAGGTCACCGCGCTCATCGCGGGCCCGGTCAAGGAAGTGCGCGTCAGCGGCACGCAGGCGGTGAAGAAGGGCGACATCCTCGTCATCCTCGACGACGCCGACCAGCGCATCGCGGTCGCCGATGCCGAAGCGGCGCTGCGGCTCGCGCGCCAGCGTTATGGGCAGGCCGACGCCAACGCCGACGCCGCCCGCGCGCGCGTCACCGCACGCGGTGCCGACATCGCACAGGCCCGGGCACGTCTGCGCGACGCCAATGCCACCGTCGAGCGCGCCCGTGCCGAACTCGCGCGGCGCGAAAGCATTGCGGGCACCGGCGCCGTATCGGGCGAAGAACTCACCGCCGCGCGCGCCGCGCTCGCATCGGCGTCGGCCGCGCGCGATCTGGCCGCCGCCGGCATTGCTTCCGCCGAAGCCACGCGCGGATCGGCGAGCGGCGACCTTGGCGCCGCCGAAGCCGTCGTCCGCGGCACGACGATCAATACCGCGCCCGACGTCGCCGCCGCCGAAGCGCGGCTCGAAAAGGCGAAGCTCGATCTCGCGCGCACGGTGCTGCGCGCACCCGTCGACGGCATCGTCACCAACCGGCAGGTTCAGGTCGGCCAGCGGATCGCCGCGGGCGCGCCGATCATGGTGATCGTCCCGATCAGCACCGCCTATGTCGACGCCAATTTCAAGGAAAGCCAGTTCGGCGATATCCGCATCGGCCAGCCGGTCGAGCTGACCTCGGACTATTATGGCGGCGACGTCGTTTACACCGGCAAGGTGATCGGCATCGCCGGCGGCACCGGCGCGGCCTTCTCGCTGATCCCCGCGCAGAATGCGACGGGCAATTGGGTGAAGGTCGTGCAGCGCCTGCCGGTGCGCATCGCGCTCGATCCGAAGCAGCTGAAAGAGCATCCGCTGCGCGTCGGCCTGTCGATGGAAGCGACGATCGACACGCGCGGGAATTGAGCCATGGCCAGCGCCGCTCTCCCCGCATCCGCCATCCCCGCCGAACCGCAGCCGCTCACCGGCGCGCGGCTGATCGTTGCGGCCTTTGCGCTCGCGCTCGCCAATTTCGTCGTGGTGCTCGACACGACGATCGCCAATGTGTCGGTGCCGCATATCGCGGGCGGGCTCGCGGTGTCGCCGACGCAGGGGACTTGGGTGATCACCAGCTATGCGGTCGCCGACGCGATCAGCGTGCCGCTCACCGGCTGGCTCGCGATGCGGTTCGGGACCGTGCGCTGGTTCATGATCTCGATCATCGGCTTCGGCATCTTCTCTTTCCTCTGCGGCATCTCGCGCACGCTCGATGCGCTGGTGCTCTTCCGCGTGCTGCAGGGGCTCGCTGGCGGCCCGTTGATGCCGCTGTCGCAAATCTTGCTGCTGCGCATCTTCCCCAAGGAAAAGGCCGGGATCGGCCTTGCCATCTGGGCGATGACGACGACCACGGCGCCGATCCTCGGCCCGATCCTTGGCGGAACGATCAGCGACAATTGGACCTGGCCGTGGATCTTCTTCATCAACTTACCCGTTGTCGCAATCTGTGCGTTCGGCGTGTTCACGCTGCTGACGCCGTTCGAAACCAAGCGTGCCAAGGCGCGCATCGACGTGATCGGCCTGATCCTGCTCGTCGTGTCGGTCGGTGCGTTCCAGATCATGCTCGACACCGGACGCGAGCATGACTGGTTCGGGTCGACATGGATCGTCGGGCTCGCGGTGGTCGCCGCGATCAGCTTTGCTGCCTTCGTGATATGGGAACTCACCGACGCGAACCCTGTCGTGAACCTGCGCATCTTCCGTTTCCGCGGCTTCAGCTTCGCGACGATGGCGATATCGCTGGGGTTCGGCGCCTTCTTTGCGCAGGTCGTACTGACGCCGCTGTGGCTGCAGCAGGTCGCGGGCTATACGGCGACCGAGACGGGCTTCATCGTCGCCTGGCTCGGCGTATTCGCCGTCCTCCTATCGCCCGTGGCCGCGGGCCTGATCACCAAGATCGACGTGCGCATCACCATCTCGGCCGGCATCCTGTGGATGGCGTTCATGTCGATCCTGCGCGCGAGCTGGAACGCCGACGTCGGTTACTGGACGCTCGCGCTGCCGCACATATTGCAGGGGATCGGTATGCCCTTCTTCTTCGTCGGGCTCACCGCGCTCGCGCTGAGCTCGGTGCCCGCGCAGCACCAGACGTCGGCGGCGGGCTTGATGAGCTTCCTGCGCACGCTCTGCGGCGCGATCGGCACCGCTGTCGCGACGACCGCGTGGGACGATGCCAGCCGCACCTCACGCTCCGAACTCGTGTCGTCGCTCAACAATCCCGAGGCGACGATGACGTCGCTACAGAATGCGGGGCTCACGCTCGAACAGGCGCGCGCCGCGATCGAGCGGCTCGTCGAGGTGCAGGCCTCGACGCTTGGGGTGCTACACCTGTTCCTCGCGTCGGGGGTCGTCTTCGTGATTGCCGCTATTTCGGTGTGGTTTGCACCGCGCCCGAAACAGATTGCAATGGGCGGCGGGCACTAGCCCTATTTGGCGAAAAGCTGACCCAGGTCAGCGAACGCCTTGAATTCGAGCGCATTGCCCGCGGGGTCGTAGAAGAACATCGTCGACTGCTCGCCCGGCTGACCCGGAAAGCGTGTGTGCGGCTCGATCACGAACGGCGTGCCTGCGGCCTTCAGCCGGTCGGCGAGCGCCTTCCATTCGGCGGGCGGCAGCACGACGCCGAAATGCGGTACCGGCACGTCATGCCCGTCGACCGGATTATGCGCAGCTTGGCTACGCGGCGTATCGACGCGGTGCGCGACGATTTGGTGCCCATATAGATTGAAGTCGATCCAGTCGGCAGAGCTGCGCCCCTCTGCGCAGCCAAGCATATGGCCATAGAAATGGCGCGCGGCGTCCAGATCGTCGACGGGAAAGGCGATGTGAAAGGGGGCAAGACCGGTCATCTTTCCCTTTTGCCGCACGCGCCCCCGGAAAGCCAGTCCGGGACTTGGGCTGGCGCGCCGAACATGCTAGGCGCGCGCCCATGCTGACAATCAATGGAATCACTGTACGCCTTGGCGGGCGCGCCATCCTCGAACGCGCCACTGCAAGCCTGCCGGCGAAAAGCCGTGTCGGGCTGATCGGGCGCAACGGTGCGGGCAAATCGACGCTGATGAAAGTGATGATCGGCCAGCTCGAAGCCGACGAGGGCAGCATCGACATGCCGCGCAAGACGCGCGTCGGCTATATCGCGCAGGAAGCGCCGAGCGGCACCGCGACGCCGTTCGACACCGTGCTTGCGGCCGATATCGAACGCGCCGAATTGCTTGCCGCGTCGGAGACCGAACAGGATCCCGACAAGCTCGGGGACATCCACGAACGGCTGATCGCGATCGACGCCTATACCGCGCCCGCGCGTGCGGCGCGCATCCTGATCGGGCTCGGCTTCGACGAGGATATGCAGGGCCAGCCGCTCGACAGCTTCTCGGGCGGGTGGAAGATGCGCGTCGCGCTCGCGGCGCTGCTCTTCTCTGAACCCGATCTGCTGCTGCTCGACGAACCCTCGAACCACCTCGACCTCGAAGCGACCTTGTGGCTCGAAAATTTCCTGCGCGCCTATCCGGGGCAGCTGGTCGTGATCAGCCATGAGCGCGACCTGCTCAACAATGTCGTCGACAATATCCTCCACCTCGAAGGCGGCAAGGTGACGCTCTACGCGGGCGGCTATGACGCCTTCGAGCGCCAGCGCGCCGAACGCGCGGCGCAGCTCGCGGCGGCAAAGGCGTCGCAGGACGCGCAGCGCGCGAAGCTGCAGGATTATATCGCGCGCAACAGCGCGCGCGCGTCGACCGCGAAACAGGCGCAGTCGCGCGCGAAGCTGCTCGCCAAGATGCAGCCGATCGCGGCGCTCGCCGAGGATCAGACGCTGGCGTTCGATTTCCCGAGTCCCGACGAGCTCAAGCCGCCGCTGATCACTCTCGATCTTGCGAGCGTGGGTTATGCCGATCGGCCGGTGCTCCAGCGGCTCAACCTGCGTATCGATCCCGACGACCGGATCGCGCTGCTGGGGCGCAACGGCAACGGCAAGACCACGCTCGCGCGCCTGCTCGCGGCGCAGCTCAGCCCGATGGCGGGTGCGATGGCCGCGTCGGGCAAGATGCGCGTTGGCTATTTCACGCAATATCAGGTCGAGGAGCTCGACGGCAGCGACACCCCGCTCGCGCATATGACGCGCGTGATGGAGGGCAAGACGCAGGGCGCGATCCGCGCGCAGCTCGGCCGCTTCGGCTTCTCGGGCAACAAGGCGACCACGCAGGTCGCGAAGCTGTCGGGCGGCGAACGCGCGCGGCTGGCGCTCGCGCTGATCACACGCGACGCGCCGCACCTGCTCATCCTCGACGAACCGACCAACCACCTCGACGTCGATGCGCGCGAAGCACTGGTGCAGGCGCTCAACGCCTTCGACGGCGCGGTCGTGCTCGTCAGCCACGACCGCCATATGCTCGAACTCACCGCCGACCGGCTCGTGCTCGTCGACGACGGCACCGCGCGCGAATATTCGGGCAGCATGGACGATTATGTCGACCTGATCCTCGGCAAGGGCCCGTCGAAGGAGAAGGTGTCGAAGGCCGACAAGAAGGAAGACCGCAAGGCGGCCGCGGCGGCGCGCGAGGCGGCGGCGAAGGTCAAAAAGGAAGTCAGCGACGCCGAAGCCGACCTCGCAAAATATGAAGTCATCCTCTCGGCGATCGACCGTGCGATGTTCGACCCGCAGGGCGCCGCGAACGAATATAAGGGCCTGACGATGAGCGAGCTGTCGCAGCGCCGCGGCAAGATCGTCGCCGCGCAGGAAGCCGCCGAGGCGCGCTGGATGGCGGCGAGCGAAGCGCTGGAGGCGTTCGAAAGCGCCCCCGCTTAGACGTCGACGCGCCGCCGCTCGGCGCGCGCGATCGACACGCTCTGCACCGCCGACAGCAGGAACAGGATGAAGGCGATAAAACCGCCGAGCGCCGCGACGATATAATGGTTCTGCCGCCCGCCGACCGAATTGGTGGTGAGCAGATAATGCGGCGAAGCCACGGGGACGCCCTGCTTGGCGAAGGCCGCGACCACGTCGGCGGGCAGGCCGTCCTCCACCAGTACGCCCTGCATATGATCGGCAAGGAAGATGTTTTTGCGCGGTGCCTCGCCGCTGTCGGTGAAGGCATAGCTGGCGCGATCGATGAAGAAGCGCACCGGGGCATCTTTCGCCGCGTCCTTCGCGACCACCGGCACATAGATGGTCTGATGGTCGATATCGGCCGATCGCGAACGGAAGGCCTCGTCCATCTGAAGCGCACGGTCGGTGTCGGGGACGGCGCCCGCGAATATCGCCGAACCCGTCGGCGGCGCCGCCTCGCCGAGCGCGGCGAGGTCGATTTGCGCCGGCGGATCGGACGGATCGGGCAGTTGCTGCGAAGTGAGATAGGCGCCGCCCGCGACGACTGCCGAAATCCCGCCGAGGATCAGCATCACCTTGCGCACGCCGCGCATGACGTCGGCCGGGTTCGCTGCGCCGCTCGCGAGGGCCTCCTGCGTCGCCTGCTCGCGGCGGCGAAGCATCGACAGCGCCGGCGCCATCAGGATGATTGCGGGGACGATCGCGGTCCACGCCATCTCATAGCTACCCCACCGCGCAGTCTGCCATTCGGCGAGCCAGCGATAGAGGCCGCTGTAGTGACTGAATTCCCACCATGCCCACAGGGTAACGATGGCGATCCAGCCGAAGCTGAGCCAGAGGCGCACGGCGGGCTGTTGCGGCATCGGTCTCCCTTTTCAACGTTTCGCGGGCTGTCTTGACGCATCACGGGATCTGCGCGTCGATATGTCGCACAGGCGCTTGGCATGATAAAGTGTCGCCGTGTCGCAGGCTGAAACCGCACCGCTTGACTCGGGCGCCCGCGATCGCGATAATAGTT
Coding sequences within it:
- a CDS encoding DHA2 family efflux MFS transporter permease subunit, producing the protein MASAALPASAIPAEPQPLTGARLIVAAFALALANFVVVLDTTIANVSVPHIAGGLAVSPTQGTWVITSYAVADAISVPLTGWLAMRFGTVRWFMISIIGFGIFSFLCGISRTLDALVLFRVLQGLAGGPLMPLSQILLLRIFPKEKAGIGLAIWAMTTTTAPILGPILGGTISDNWTWPWIFFINLPVVAICAFGVFTLLTPFETKRAKARIDVIGLILLVVSVGAFQIMLDTGREHDWFGSTWIVGLAVVAAISFAAFVIWELTDANPVVNLRIFRFRGFSFATMAISLGFGAFFAQVVLTPLWLQQVAGYTATETGFIVAWLGVFAVLLSPVAAGLITKIDVRITISAGILWMAFMSILRASWNADVGYWTLALPHILQGIGMPFFFVGLTALALSSVPAQHQTSAAGLMSFLRTLCGAIGTAVATTAWDDASRTSRSELVSSLNNPEATMTSLQNAGLTLEQARAAIERLVEVQASTLGVLHLFLASGVVFVIAAISVWFAPRPKQIAMGGGH
- a CDS encoding VOC family protein; translated protein: MTGLAPFHIAFPVDDLDAARHFYGHMLGCAEGRSSADWIDFNLYGHQIVAHRVDTPRSQAAHNPVDGHDVPVPHFGVVLPPAEWKALADRLKAAGTPFVIEPHTRFPGQPGEQSTMFFYDPAGNALEFKAFADLGQLFAK
- a CDS encoding efflux transporter outer membrane subunit, which codes for MPRLIFATTAVFGLLAGCATVPDVGPKPVPAAAESLESRVSFAGATGQWPAEGWWQGFGDAQLDTLIAEGLEGSPDVAIAAARVRAADAMAQQAGAALLPRVGAEASVGGTQQSKNLGIPPQFVPDGIQDTGHIAATFSFDLDLWGKNRAALAAATSEAEAARVDEAQARLMLTTGIASAYADLAGYYHALDVANDAVRVRGASADLSGERARAGIENQASQRQAESRAASAKADVVALEEAIATTRNRIAALVGAGPDRGLSITRPQMARPALGLPGDAGIDLIGRRPDIVAARLRSEAAAKRIDVARADFYPNISLSALVGLQSLGLSNLFKSGSEYGNGGAAISLPIFEGGRLQGRYRGSRADYDVAVATYDRTLVGALRDVADIVAQRAATERQLVGRREALTAAAEASKLADLRYRAGLSNQIVQLTAEDSMVALSRAVADLEARQLVLDIALIRALGGGYHAQNSTGDK
- a CDS encoding HlyD family efflux transporter periplasmic adaptor subunit, coding for MADETAAAATPETAPEGNGAKRAKLLRILAIVVVTVAILWGLWYFLTQAGRVHTDNAYVGADSAQVTALIAGPVKEVRVSGTQAVKKGDILVILDDADQRIAVADAEAALRLARQRYGQADANADAARARVTARGADIAQARARLRDANATVERARAELARRESIAGTGAVSGEELTAARAALASASAARDLAAAGIASAEATRGSASGDLGAAEAVVRGTTINTAPDVAAAEARLEKAKLDLARTVLRAPVDGIVTNRQVQVGQRIAAGAPIMVIVPISTAYVDANFKESQFGDIRIGQPVELTSDYYGGDVVYTGKVIGIAGGTGAAFSLIPAQNATGNWVKVVQRLPVRIALDPKQLKEHPLRVGLSMEATIDTRGN
- a CDS encoding TetR/AcrR family transcriptional regulator; this translates as MDDATAMRRKAFVDAARELFFANGYAGTTMSSIASKVGGSKTTLWTYFPSKEDLFAAVVDGIVEQYGDALTIELPLDEPVPEVLQRFGKVLMTKLTAKPLLSLYRLVVGEADRFPHLAETFYDRGPRRGKARMAEWMTEKMVRGEIRMGDPMRAMQQFSGLLQSGLYQFAVLNLPESRDLSRLQDEIDAAVDTFCRAWGPEA
- a CDS encoding ABC-F family ATP-binding cassette domain-containing protein gives rise to the protein MLTINGITVRLGGRAILERATASLPAKSRVGLIGRNGAGKSTLMKVMIGQLEADEGSIDMPRKTRVGYIAQEAPSGTATPFDTVLAADIERAELLAASETEQDPDKLGDIHERLIAIDAYTAPARAARILIGLGFDEDMQGQPLDSFSGGWKMRVALAALLFSEPDLLLLDEPSNHLDLEATLWLENFLRAYPGQLVVISHERDLLNNVVDNILHLEGGKVTLYAGGYDAFERQRAERAAQLAAAKASQDAQRAKLQDYIARNSARASTAKQAQSRAKLLAKMQPIAALAEDQTLAFDFPSPDELKPPLITLDLASVGYADRPVLQRLNLRIDPDDRIALLGRNGNGKTTLARLLAAQLSPMAGAMAASGKMRVGYFTQYQVEELDGSDTPLAHMTRVMEGKTQGAIRAQLGRFGFSGNKATTQVAKLSGGERARLALALITRDAPHLLILDEPTNHLDVDAREALVQALNAFDGAVVLVSHDRHMLELTADRLVLVDDGTAREYSGSMDDYVDLILGKGPSKEKVSKADKKEDRKAAAAAREAAAKVKKEVSDAEADLAKYEVILSAIDRAMFDPQGAANEYKGLTMSELSQRRGKIVAAQEAAEARWMAASEALEAFESAPA
- a CDS encoding Hsp70 family protein, whose translation is MDKASALGLDFGTTNSVVALANGQGGTELVAFGDAGDAVFRSALCFWEEERGWNGIAHEAGPWAIDEYLQSPLDSRFIQSFKSVAASPLFERAMIFNKPFRFEDMGRLFLQRLVAHAGGALDERPRRIIVGRPVEYAGARPDPELARQRYDAMLAAFGTEIYYVHEPLGAAHSYASRLTEPATILVADFGGGTTDFSIVRVAEPGAPRRCVPLASSGIGIAGDRFDYRIVDRLVLPLLGKGSHYRSFDKLLEIPGGYFADFGDWSRLAMMRNRRTLDEIRRLQRDAERPDLIERMIALIEHEQGFPLYDAVGKLKRALSSSEHAQFYFAGGGIEIGADVRRADFEQWIAGDLSRIETAMGQALARAKVLPAQIDRVFLTGGSSLIPAIRAMFERRFGSERIATGGELTSIAHGLALIGEESDPAEWAA